A DNA window from Brassica napus cultivar Da-Ae chromosome C1, Da-Ae, whole genome shotgun sequence contains the following coding sequences:
- the LOC111202295 gene encoding cation/H(+) antiporter 4 — MEFGDDMSLYLRDTWREANTICGVLPMNPSSSGIWPSTKLQDPKANIEFWNYMFPHVEIIFLIVTVLWQFFHFFFKRLGMIRFTSHMLTGILLSKSFMKENTPARNFFSTEDYKDTLFGLVGACSYMMFWFLMGVKMDLSLVRNTGKKAITIGLSSVLLSITVCSFIFFVILRDVGTKKGEPVVNFFEIIFIYSIQCLSSFPVIGNLLFELRLQNSELGRLAMSSAVISDFSTSVLSAVLVFLKELREEKTRLGSIFIGDVVVGNRPLKRAGTVVVFVCFAIYVFRPLMFVIINRTPSGRPVKKFYIYLIIILVFGSAVLADWCKQSIFIGPFILGLAVPHGPPLGSAIVQKFESAVFGTFLPFFVATSAEEFDTSMLHSWTDFKSIFIIVFVSFVVKFALTTLPALLFRMPANDCLALSLIMSFKGIFEFGAYAFGFQRGSIRPVTFTILSLYILLNSAIIPPILRRIYDPSRMYAGYEKRNMLHMKPNSELRVLSCIYRTDDIHPMINLLEATCPSRESPVATYVLHLMELIGRASPVFISHRLQTRKSEDTSYNSESVIASFDQFHKDFFGSVFVSTYTAISVPKTMHGDICMLALNNTTSLIILPFHQTWSADGSAIVSDSIMIRKLNKSVLELSPCSVGIFIYRSNNGRRTIRETAANFSSYQVCMLFLGGKDDREALTLAKRMARNARIKITVVCLVSSEQRAKQVTDWDRMLDLELLRDVKSNVLEGVSIIYSEQVVDDASQISTLLKSIANEYDLFIVGREKGRKSVFTEGLEEWSEFEELGVVGDLLASQDLKCQASVLVIQQQQQMI; from the exons ATGGAGTTCGGAGATGATATGAGTCTTTACCTTAGAGACACATGGAGAGAAGCAAACACAATCTGCGGCGTCCTGCCCATGAATCCGAGCTCAAGCGGGATATGGCCATCCACTAAGCTCCAAGATCCTAAAGCCAACATTGAGTTCTGGAACTACATGTTTCCACATGTTGAGATCATTTTCCTCATCGTCACCGTGCTATGGCAATTCTTCCATTTCTTCTTCAAACGTCTTGGCATGATTCGTTTCACTTCCCACATGCTT acagGAATTCTTCTCAGCAAGTCGTTTATGAAAGAGAATACACCCGCGAGGAATTTCTTTTCGACAGAAGACTACAAAGACACACTGTTTGGTCTGGTTGGTGCGTGTTCTTACATGATGTTCTGGTTCTTGATGGGAGTTAAAATGGACTTGAGTCTAGTCCGCAACACAGGGAAGAAAGCCATCACCATCGGCCTCTCCTCTGTGTTGCTCTCTATAACGGTTTGCtccttcatcttcttcgtcatctTAAGAGATGTAGGAACCAAAAAGGGAGAACCGGTTGTGAATTTCTTCGAAATCATCTTCATCTACTCCATCCAATGCCTTTCGTCCTTTCCTGTAATCGGAAACCTTCTTTTCGAGCTGAGGCTTCAGAACTCAGAGCTTGGTCGTCTCGCTATGTCATCTGCTGTGATCAGTGACTTCAGCACCTCGGTCCTCTCTGCGGTTCTCGTCTTCTTAAAGGAACTCAGGGAAGAGAAAACTCGGCTTGGTTCCATATTCATCGGAGATGTTGTTGTCGGAAACCGTCCTTTGAAGCGTGCAGGGACAGTGGTGGTCTTTGTTTGTTTCGCCATATACGTTTTCAGGCCACTGATGTTCGTTATCATCAACAGAACACCTTCTGGTCGTCCCGTGAAGaaattctatatatatttgatcatcaTTCTTGTGTTTGGATCAGCCGTTCTTGCGGATTGGTGCAAGCAATCTATTTTCATCGGACCTTTTATTCTAGGCCTAGCGGTTCCGCACGGACCGCCTTTGGGATCTGCCATCGTCCAGAAGTTCGAGTCCGCGGTTTTCGGCACATTCCTTCCCTTCTTCGTGGCTACATCCGCCGAAGAGTTTGATACTTCTATGTTACACTCTTGGACAGATTTCAAAAGTATCTTCATCATCGTGTTTGTATCCTTTGTCGTCAAATTCGCCCTCACGACACTCCCTGCCTTGTTGTTCCGTATGCCCGCAAATGACTGCCTTGCTCTGTCTCTTATTATGTCCTTTAAAGGCATCTTCGAGTTCGGCGCTTATGCGTTTGGGTTCCAAAGAGGA TCTATTCGGCCTGTGACCTTCACCATCTTATCTCTTTACATCTTGTTGAACTCTGCAATCATACCTCCGATCTTGAGACGTATATACGATCCTTCGAGGATGTATGCAGGATACGAGAAGCGGAACATGCTTCACATGAAACCAAACTCCGAGTTGAGGGTTCTGTCGTGTATCTACAGAACCGACGACATTCATCCCATGATCAATCTCCTTGAAGCTACTTGTCCTTCAAGAGAAAGTCCTGTAGCTACTTACGTCCTTCACTTGATGGAGCTCATAGGACGAGCTTCTCCGGTTTTCATCTCTCACCGTTTGCAAACAAGAAAAAGCGAGGACACTTCTTATAACTCCGAGAGCGTCATTGCCTCCTTTGATCAGTTCCACAAAGATTTCTTCGGCTCTGTTTTCGTCAGCACTTACACGGCTATATCTGTTCCCAAGACGATGCATGGAGACATATGTATGCTCGCTTTGAACAACACAACGTCTCTCATCATCCTTCCTTTTCACCAGACTTGGTCTGCTGATGGATCTGCCATTGTTTCCGACAGTATCATGATCCGGAAACTGAACAAGAGCGTCCTCGAGCTCTCTCCTTGCTCTGTCGGAATCTTCATCTACCGGAGCAACAATGGCAGGAGAACGATCCGAGAGACGGCTGCAAACTTCTCATCTTACCAAGTATGCATGCTTTTCCTTGGAGGTAAAGACGATAGAGAAGCCTTAACACTCGCCAAGCGAATGGCTCGTAACGCACGGATAAAGATCACAGTGGTTTGTCTGGTCTCTTCTGAACAAAGAGCCAAACAAGTAACTGATTGGGATCGAATGCTCGATTTAGAACTGCTCAGAGACGTGAAGAGCAATGTTCTTGAAGGTGTCAGCATTATCTACTCCGAGCAAGTAGTGGATGACGCCTCACAAATATCAACACTGTTAAAATCGATTGCAAATGAATATGATCTGTTCATCGTCGGAAGAGAGAAAGGAAGGAAGAGTGTTTTCACGGAAGGGCTTGAGGAATGGAGTGAGTTCGAAGAACTTGGCGTGGTTGGAGATCTCTTGGCTTCACAAGATCTTAAATGCCAAGCTTCGGTGTTGGTGATTCAGCAGCAACAGcagatgatttag
- the LOC106428563 gene encoding 50S ribosomal protein L9, chloroplastic isoform X1, translating into MASSSLSLSWSSSLCSSHTFNVVGNETLKVSQRRSTLEVVAQKKAKKLRKVILKEDVLDLGKQGQLLDVKAGFFRNFLLPTGKAQLMTPLLLNSFAREMKMENERIEAEKQRVKEEALQLATVFETVGAFKVKRKGGKGKQIFGSVTAQDLVDIIKAQLQRDIDKRLVSLPEIRETGEYIAELKLHPDVTARVRLNVFAN; encoded by the exons ATGGCTTCTTCGTCTTTGTCACTCTCGTGGAGCTCCTCGCTTTGTTCGTCTCACACCTTCAATGTCGTCGGAAATGAAACACTAAAAGTATCCCAGCGAAGGTCTACTTTGGAGGTTGTTGCCCAGAAGAAAGCCAAGAAACTCCGCAAG GTAATCTTGAAAGAGGATGTGTTGGACTTGGGCAAGCAAGGGCAATTACTGGACGTGAAAGCCGGTTTCTTCAGAAACTTCCTCTTGCCCACTGGAAAGGCTCAGCTCATGACTCCGCTTCTGCTCAA ttcttttgCTAGGGAAATGAAGATGGAAAACGAAAGGATAGAGGCAGAAAAGCAAAGG GTGAAAGAAGAGGCGCTACAATTGGCTACCGTATTCGAAACCGTTGGGGCTTTCAAGGTTAAACGCAAGGGCGGTAAGGGCAAACAAATATTTGGATC TGTCACAGCACAAGACCTTGTTGACATCATCAAGGCGCAGCTCCAAAG GGATATAGACAAGCGCCTTGTCTCTCTTCCGGAGATCCGTGAAACGGGAGAATACATAGCCGAACTCAAACTTCACCCTGATGTCACTGCTCGCGTTAGGCTCAACGTTTTCGCCAACTAA
- the LOC106428563 gene encoding 50S ribosomal protein L9, chloroplastic isoform X2: MASSSLSLSWSSSLCSSHTFNVVGNETLKVSQRRSTLEVVAQKKAKKLRKVILKEDVLDLGKQGQLLDVKAGFFRNFLLPTGKAQLMTPLLLKEMKMENERIEAEKQRVKEEALQLATVFETVGAFKVKRKGGKGKQIFGSVTAQDLVDIIKAQLQRDIDKRLVSLPEIRETGEYIAELKLHPDVTARVRLNVFAN, translated from the exons ATGGCTTCTTCGTCTTTGTCACTCTCGTGGAGCTCCTCGCTTTGTTCGTCTCACACCTTCAATGTCGTCGGAAATGAAACACTAAAAGTATCCCAGCGAAGGTCTACTTTGGAGGTTGTTGCCCAGAAGAAAGCCAAGAAACTCCGCAAG GTAATCTTGAAAGAGGATGTGTTGGACTTGGGCAAGCAAGGGCAATTACTGGACGTGAAAGCCGGTTTCTTCAGAAACTTCCTCTTGCCCACTGGAAAGGCTCAGCTCATGACTCCGCTTCTGCTCAA GGAAATGAAGATGGAAAACGAAAGGATAGAGGCAGAAAAGCAAAGG GTGAAAGAAGAGGCGCTACAATTGGCTACCGTATTCGAAACCGTTGGGGCTTTCAAGGTTAAACGCAAGGGCGGTAAGGGCAAACAAATATTTGGATC TGTCACAGCACAAGACCTTGTTGACATCATCAAGGCGCAGCTCCAAAG GGATATAGACAAGCGCCTTGTCTCTCTTCCGGAGATCCGTGAAACGGGAGAATACATAGCCGAACTCAAACTTCACCCTGATGTCACTGCTCGCGTTAGGCTCAACGTTTTCGCCAACTAA
- the LOC111202294 gene encoding pheophorbide a oxygenase, chloroplastic — MEKRKNLHAISSSSSFFFSQVSESSAKIIPTKEAMSVVLVSSASATLTKSKSIKIPFLSPNSAKFPSRVSISPQRPKLLDSPLRVAAPPSVPTSDPAEESRIEEEHGGDKEEEGSEFKWRDHWYPVSLVEDLDPNSPTRFQLLGRDLVLWFDRNDQKWAAFDDLCPHRLAPLSEGRLDENGHLQCSYHGWSFAGCGSCTRIPQAATSGPEARAVKSPRACAIKFPTMVSQGLLFVWPDENGWDRANSIEPPRLPDDFDKPEFSTVTIQRDLFYGYDTLMENVSDPSHIDFAHHKVTGRRDRAKPLPFKVESSGPWGFQGANDDSPKITAKFVAPCYSLNKIEIDAKLPIVGNQKWVIWICSFNIPMAPGKTRSIVCSARNFFQFSVPGPAWWQVVPRWYEHWTSNLVYDGDMIVLQGQEKVFLSKSMESPDYDVNKQYTKLTFTPTQADRFVLAFRNWLRRYGKSQPEWFGSTAANQPLPSTVLTKREMLDRFEQHTQVCSSCKGAYNGFQIVKKFLVGTTVLLAATAGVPSDVQIRLVLAGLALISAASAYALHEKEKNFVFRDYVHSEIE; from the exons ATGGAAAAACGCAAAAACTTGCACGcaatctcttcttcctcttccttcttcttctcgcAGGTTTCAGAATCTTCAGCAAAAATCATTCCTACGAAAGAAGCAATGTCAGTTGTTTTAGTCTCTTCAGCTTCAGCGACACTCACCAAATCTAAATCCATAAAGATTCCCTTCTTATCTCCCAACTCCGCGAAATTCCCGTCCAGAGTCTCGATTTCTCCTCAAAGACCGAAACTTCTCGACAGCCCTCTTCGCGTGGCCGCGCCACCCTCAGTACCCACTTCAGATCCGGCGGAGGAGAGTCGGATCGAAGAAGAGCACGGCGgagataaggaagaagaagggtctGAGTTCAAGTGGAGAGATCACTGGTATCCGGTTTCTCTGGTTGAAGATCTGGATCCGAATTCGCCAACCCGGTTTCAGCTCCTGGGTCGAGACCTCGTCCTGTGGTTCGATCGGAACGATCAGAAATGGGCCGCCTTTGATGACCTCTGTCCTCACCGGCTCGCTCCTCTCTCT GAAGGAAGGTTGGATGAGAACGGACACTTGCAGTGTTCATATCATGGATGGTCTTTTGCCGGGTGTGGATCTTGCACTAGGATTCCACAGGCTGCTACTTCAGGTCCTGAAGCTCGCGCTGTTAAATCTCCTAGAGCTTGCGCTATTAAGTTCCCAACAATGGTGTCTCAAGGTCTTCTCTTTGTGTGGCCTGATGAAAATGGATGGGACAGAGCCAATTCCATTGAACCCCCTAG gttGCCGGATGACTTCGATAAACCAGAGTTTTCAACGGTGACAATTCAAAGGGATCTTTTCTATGGATATGATACTCTCATGGAAAACGTATCTGATCCTTCCCATATCGATTTTGCTCATCACAAG GTTACAGGAAGAAGAGATAGAGCCAAACCATTGCCCTTCAAGGTGGAGTCAAGTGGTCCTTGGGGTTTCCAAGGTGCCAATGACGACAGTCCAAAGATAACCGCAAAATTCGTTGCTCCGTGCTATTCTCTTAACAA AATTGAGATAGATGCGAAGCTACCGATTGTCGGTAACCAAAAATGGGTTATATGGATTTGCTCATTCAATATACCAATGGCTCCAGGGAAGACCCGTTCCATTGTTTGCAGCGCCCGTAACTTCTTCCAGTTCTCTGTACCTGGACCTGCTTGGTGGCAG GTTGTACCAAGATGGTACGAACACTGGACTTCCAACTTAGTCTACGACGGAGACATGATTGTACTTCAGGGACAAGAGAAAGTATTCCTCTCTAAATCAATGGAGTCACCAGACTACGATGTGAACAAACAGTACACGAAGCTCACGTTCACTCCAACACAAGCAGACCGTTTCGTTCTAGCTTTCAGAAACTGGCTCAGACGGTATGGCAAGAGTCAGCCTGAGTGGTTCGGCTCCACTGCAGCTAACCAACCTCTCCCTTCCACTGTCTTAACCAAGCGCGAG ATGTTGGATAGATTTGAGCAGCATACACAAGTGTGTTCCTCTTGCAAAGGAGCATACAACGGTTTCCAGATCGTCAAGAAGTTCCTTGTCGGAACAACGGTTTTGTTGGCCGCCACGGCCGGTGTTCCTTCAGATGTCCAGATTCGGTTGGTTCTGGCCGGTTTAGCTCTAATCTCGGCTGCTTCTGCATATGCTTTACATGAGAAAGAGAAGAACTTCGTGTTCAGAGATTACGTGCATTCTGAAATCGAATAG
- the LOC111202293 gene encoding BTB/POZ domain-containing protein At3g44820, translating into MSPAAKVSEFHREGNDWFCRTGLPSDITVVVDDVKFHLHKFPLVSKCGKLARMYEDSKSNDKKSLWTTVLEDFPGGSETFLTAARFCYGARVDFTSKNIVSTHCAAEYLDMTSEYGEDNLISQVETFLHKHVLRNWKDCILALQSSSHVLKSADKLQTIPKLMNAVSTMVCTDPSLFGWPMMMYGTLQSPGGSILWNGINTGARMRSSGSDWWYEDVSYLSVDLFRRLIKTMETKGIRAESLVGAMVYYARKYLPGLGRWQSRTSGSNNNKSRTSVVSFSLAAASSSSSSMSPVDQIALLETILSLLPEKRGRSFCKFLLCLLRVAFILGVDGSCVKQLERRIGMQLELATLENLLILNYSDSDTLYNVDCVERMIRHFVSSSSSSELSDFSPPSLDPGMSPSSLRKAAKLVDSYMAEVASDVNLKPDKMRSLAAALPEGSRPLYDGLYRAFDIYFKEHPWLSDKDKEQLCNMMDYQRLSIDACAHASHNDRLPLRVVLQVLFFEQMHLRTALAGGTNVANTGTAHAMTVPGQEIVERDGWVTVVRQNQVLKVDMQKMRSRVGELEEEFQNMKREMKKRVSKSSSSVSSPRLVKMGCKFLLPRASDAKNNDTAQGSVSSTPRSAAAAEHALPRSSRHSKHRKSFSFFR; encoded by the exons ATGTCACCTGCAGCCAAAGTCTCTGAGTTTCACAGAGAAGGAAATGATTG GTTTTGCAGAACAGGTCTTCCAAGTGACATAACTGTTGTTGTGGATGATGTGAAGTTCCATCTTCATAAG TTTCCTCTAGTGTCAAAATGTGGAAAGCTAGCACGGATGTATGAAGATTCTAAAAGTAACGATAAGAAATCTCTCTGGACAACAGTTCTCGAAGATTTCCCAGGTGGGTCAGAAACTTTCCTGACGGCTGCAAGATTCTGTTACGGGGCTCGGGTAGATTTCACCTCGAAGAACATAGTTTCCACACACTGCGCAGCTGAGTACCTCGACATGACAAGTGAGTACGGGGAAGATAACTTGATATCCCAAGTGGAAACATTTTTGCACAAGCACGTGCTTCGCAATTGGAAAGACTGTATCCTGGCCTTACAAAGCTCCAGCCATGTGTTGAAATCTGCTGACAAGCTTCAGACAATACCTAAACTCATGAACGCTGTTTCAACGATGGTGTGTACTGACCCTAGTCTGTTCGGATGGCCTATGATGATGTATGGTACGTTGCAGAGTCCTGGTGGAAGCATTCTATGGAACGGAATAAACACAGGAGCGCGAATGAGAAGCTCTGGTTCGGATTGGTGGTACGAAGATGTCTCTTATCTAAGCGTAGATTTGTTCAGAAGGCTCATCAAGACGATGGAAACCAAAGGTATACGCGCGGAAAGCTTAGTGGGTGCTATGGTGTATTATGCGAGAAAGTACTTGCCTGGTTTGGGACGGTGGCAGAGCAGAACAAGtggcagcaacaacaacaaaagcagAACAAGTGTTGTGAGTTTTAGTTTGGcagcagcttcttcgtcttcttcctctatgtCTCCTGTTGATCAGATTGCTTTGCTTGAAACCATTCTGAGTCTTCTCCCTGAAAAGAGAGGAAGATCATTCTGCAAGTTCTTGCTATGTCTTCTCCGTGTTGCTTTCATTTTGGGAGTTGATGGGAGCTGCGTGAAGCAGTTAGAGAGAAGGATAGGGATGCAGTTGGAGCTCGCAACGCTCGAGAATCTTCTGATACTTAACTATTCCGATTCAGATACTTTGTACAATGTAGATTGTGTAGAACGAATGATCCGCCACTTTGTATCATCATCGTCATCCTCAGAGCTATCTGACTTCTCGCCTCCATCGTTGGATCCAGGGATGTCTCCTTCCTCTTTGAGGAAAGCGGCTAAGCTGGTCGATAGCTACATGGCAGAGGTTGCTTCTGATGTGAATCTGAAACCTGATAAGATGCGGTCTCTTGCGGCAGCTCTTCCAGAAGGTTCAAGACCCTTGTACGATGGACTATACAGAGCCTTTGATATCTATTTCAAGGAGCATCCATGGCTATCAGATAAAGACAAGGAACAACTCTGCAACATGATGGACTACCAAAGACTCTCAATAGACGCTTGCGCTCATGCTTCCCATAACGACAGGTTACCGCTCAGAGTTGTTCTTCAAGTCCTATTCTTCGAACAAATGCATCTCAGAACCGCACTTGCAGGGGGTACCAATGTCGCGAACACCGGAACGGCTCATGCAATGACCGTTCCAGGACAAGAGATAGTTGAGAGGGATGGGTGGGTGACGGTTGTGCGCCAAAACCAGGTTTTAAAAGTTGATATGCAGAAAATGAGGTCAAGGGTTGGAGAACTGGAAGAGGAGTTTCAGAATATGAAGCGGGAAATGAAGAAGAGAGTGAGCAAGTCCTCTAGCTCAGTGAGCTCGCCTCGGCTGGTCAAGATGGGCTGCAAGTTTCTTCTTCCACGAGCCTCTGATGCCAAGAATAATGATACAGCCCAGGGATCTGTGTCCAGCACTCCAAgatctgctgctgctgctgaacACGCACTGCCTCGGTCTTCCCGCCATTCCAAACACCGTAAAAGCTTCTCATTCTTCCGATAA